One region of Acanthopagrus latus isolate v.2019 chromosome 24, fAcaLat1.1, whole genome shotgun sequence genomic DNA includes:
- the hecw2b gene encoding E3 ubiquitin-protein ligase HECW2 isoform X3 — MASAATASSSPSSPSSSANGSAREHLLAVRRRTPHGRPYTIGPDNLRSLSVQGTVETSTPGSSSAMQSANQSESTGVGLQRANSDTDLVTSDSRSSLTASTYQLTLGHSHLVISWDIKEEVDATDWIGLYHIDETCVANVWDSKNRGVNGTQKGQIVWRLEPGPYFMEPETKVCFKYYHGVTGALRATTPCITVKNPGVLVGSEGQVEDQSGTEHCRKLVSFTLSDIRAAGLKKGMFFNPDPYLKMSIQPGKRSGLPKFTHHGQERRSSIIANTTNPVWHGEKYTFVALLTDVLEIEVKDKFAKSRPIIKRFLGQLIIPVQRLLEGPTADDQPVSYSLCRRLPTDHVSGQLLFRVDITSTGQEEASPDTGGTILGGAVNGDPGSPSDDEDLPHASSSSRVAYEPSPTGSDEGSLIVNGAGYYGDDSVWREPGQLGEDDLLPMAVGGHTHRQVSLNDYLDAIEAPRSPGDRPLVGPSPKLRSSFPTDTRLNAMLHIDSDEDEEHREQTQEAGTPQSTDSPRRPATSESLGNEGSNAEPQGSNGTGTGNGPEAGSPAGAQPASEPAGAEGGAAEGAARDQTQVPNNGNGEVTGASPEAANVAGEASAAPSSSQASGAEGVAAPAPGESVEECTCQEPSSMGANQEVICTSSLGPLSPIQEVDTRKEVAPKAEEEGAESSSSEANGPVAAATRPKTDRGGGSSEAGVTASGGDGQDEEEEEEEEGGEVWRRRQSMQASGGQEVCSARGSPNGAAVGERETGATAQVNGHQSVRSLPSVRHDISRYQRVDEPLPPNWEARIDSHGRIFYVDHVNRTTTWQRPTAPPAPQTLQRSNSIQQMEQLNRRYQSIRRTITNDSRPEEHPANELPPDETDMHPSIPELRRDNSVAPSSSSRSRLTLLLQSPSAKFLTSPDFFTVLHSNPSAYRMFTTNTCLKHMISKVRRDAHHYERYQHNRDLVAFLNMFANKQLELPRGWEMKHDHTGKPFFVDHNCRATTFIDPRLPLQSTRPPSLLAHRQHLTRQRSHSAGEVSPRRLVGEDPRHAGPPVLPRPSSTFTSANRRDCQDVVPVAYNDKIVAFLRQPNIFEILQERQPDFNRNHSLREKVQLIRTDGGSGLARLSGDADLVMLLSLFEDEVMSYVPPHALLHPSYCQSPRGSPVSSPQNSPGTQRANARAPAPYKRDFEAKLRNFYRKLETKGYGQGPGKLKLIIRRDHLLEDAFNQIMCYSRKDLQRSKLYVSFVGEEGLDYSGPSREFFFLVSRELFNPYYGLFEYSANDTYTVQISPMSAFVDNHHEWFRFSGRILGLALIHQYLLDAFFTRPFYKGLLRIPCDLSDLEYLDEEFHQSLQWMKDNDIEDMLDLTFTVNEEVFGQITERELKPSGANIPVSEKNKKEYIERMVKWRIERGVVQQTESLVRGFYEVVDARLVSVFDARELELVIAGTAEIDLSDWRNNTEYRGGYHDNHIVIRWFWAAVERFNNEQRLRLLQFVTGTSSIPYEGFASLRGSNGPRRFCVEKWGKVTSLPRAHTCFNRLDLPPYPSFSMLYEKMLTAVEETSTFGLE, encoded by the exons ATGGCGTCTGCTgccaccgcctcctcctcaccttcatcGCCCTCATCGTCTGCAAACGGCAGCGCCCGAGAGCACCTGCTGGCGGTGCGACGGCGCACCCCGCATGGCCGGCCGTACACGATCGGACCCGACAACCTTCGCAGTCTGTCGGTGCAGGGCACAGTTGAAACCTCCACGCCTGGGTCCTCCTCCGCTATGCAGTCAGCAAACCAGTCAGAATCGACGGGGGTGGGGCTTCAGCGAGCTAATAGCGACACAGACCTTGTGACGTCAGACAGCCGCTCATCGCTCACGGCGTCTACGTACCAGCTGACTCTAGGCCACAGCCACCTGGTCATCTCGTGGGATATCAAGGAGGAAGTGGACGCCACCGACTGGATCGGGCTGTACCACATCG atgAGACGTGTGTGGCCAACGTGTGGGACTCCAAGAATCGCGGCGTGAACGGCACCCAGAAGGGACAGATCGTGTGGAGGCTGGAGCCGGGACCCTACTTCATGGAGC CGGAGACTAAGGTCTGCTTTAAATACTATCATGGCGTAACTGGAGCACTGAGAGCAACGACACCTTGCATCACCGTCAAGAACCCTGGAGTCCTG GTGGGCAGTGAAGGCCAAGTGGAGGACCAATCAGGGACCGAGCACTGTCGGAAACTAGTCAGCTTCACCCTATCAG ACATCCGGGCGGCGGGCCTGAAGAAGGGCATGTTCTTCAACCCCGACCCCTACCTGAAGATGTCCATTCAGCCGGGGAAGAGGAGCGGCCTCCCCAAGTTCACCCACCACGGCCAGGAGAGACGCTCCTCCATCATAGCCAACACCACCAACCCAGTGTGGCACGGGGAG AAATACACCTTTGTGGCTCTGCTGACCGACGTGTTGGAGATCGAGGTGAAGGATAAGTTTGCCAAGAGCCGACCAATCATCAAGCGGTTTCTGGGTCAGCTGATCATCCCAGTGCAGAGACTCCTGGAAGGCCCGACGGCTGA tgatcAGCCGGTCAGCTACAGCCTGTGTCGTCGTCTCCCTACGGATCACGTGAGCGGCCAGCTGCTGTTCAGAGTCGATATCACCTCCACGGGAcaagaag AAGCTTCCCCAGACACCGGGGGAACTATCTTGGGTGGCGCGGTCAACGGCGACCCTGGCAGTCCCTCCGATGACGAGGACCTCCCTCATGCATCCTCCTCGTCACGTGTTGCTTATGAACCCTCCCCCACGGGCTCCGACGAGGGCTCCCTGATAGTCAATGGTGCTGGTTACTATGGCGATGACAGCGTTTGGCGGGAGCCGGGGCAGTTAGGGGAGGATGACCTGCTTCCTATGGCAGTGGGTGGCCACACCCACCGGCAGGTGTCGCTCAACGACTACCTGGATGCCATCGAGGCTCCCAGGAGCCCAGGAGACCGGCCTTTAGTGGGGCCCTCTCCAAAGCTCCGCTCCAGCTTTCCGACGGACACTCGGCTCAATGCAATGCTGCACATAGACtcagatgaggatgaggagcacaGGGAGCAAACGCAGGAGGCGGGGACACCACAGAGTACGGACTCACCGAGGAGACCGGCTACATCCGAGTCTCTGGGGAATGAAGGTTCAAATGCAGAGCCACAGGGGTCGAATGGGACTGGGACTGGGAATGGACCAGAGGCAGGTTCCCCTGCTGGTGCTCAGCCTGCAAGTGAGCCTGCaggagctgaaggtggagctgCAGAAGGTGCAGCCAGAGACCAAACACAGGTACCAAACAACGGGAATGGAGAGGTCACTGGAGCATCGCCAGAGGCTGCAAATGTTGCTGGAGAAGCGTCCGCAGCTCCCAGCTCCTCGCAGGCATCTGGAGCTGAGGGGGTTGCAGCACCTGCTCCGGGGGAGTCTGTGGAGGAGTGTACCTGCCAGGAGCCGAGCAGCATGGGCGCAAACCAGGAAGTCATCTGCACGTCCTCACTTGGTCCACTTTCACCCATTCAG gaGGTGGACACAAGAAAAGAAGTGGCTCcgaaggcagaggaggaaggggcGGAGTCGTCGAGCAGCGAGGCGAACGGGCCAGTAGCAGCAGCTACTCGGCCCAAAACGgaccgaggaggaggaagttcaGAAGCtg GAGTGACGGCAAGCGGTGGGGACGggcaggatgaggaggaggaggaggaggaggagggaggcgaggtgtggaggaggaggcagtcCATGCAGGCCTCTGGAGGCCAGGAGGTGTGCAGCGCCAGAGGGAGTCCCAACGGAGCAGcagtgggggagagagagacag gtgcCACAGCTCAGGTCAATGGCCACCAGTCTGTTCGCTCCCTGCCATCAGTCCGCCATGACATCAGCCGCTACCAGAGAGTGGATGAGCCACTACCGCCCa aCTGGGAGGCTCGCATCGACAGCCACGGTCGGATCTTCTACGTGGACCACGTGAACAGAACCACGACATGGCAGCGCCCCACCGCTCCCCCGGCCCCACAGACCCTCCAGAGGTCCAACTCCATACAGCAGATGGAGCAGCTGAACCGCAG GTATCAGAGTATACGCAGGACGATTACAAATGACAGCAGACCAGAGGAGCATCCGGCCAATGAGCTGCCGCCAGACGAGACTGACATGCACCCTTCCATCCCAG agCTGCGCAGGGACAACAGCGTGGCTccgtccagctcctccaggtctcgcctcaccctgctgctgcagtcccCCAGCGCCAAGTTCCTCACCAGCCCCGACTTCTTCACTGTGCTGCATTCCAACCCT agtgcCTACCGTATGTTCACCACCAACACGTGTCTGAAGCATATGATCAGTAAGGTTCGTCGGGATGCTCACCACTACGAGCGCTACCAGCACAACAGGGACCTGGTGGCCTTCCTCAACATGTTCGCCAACAAACAGCTGGAGCTGCCCAGAGGCTGGGAGATGAAGCACGACCACACCGGCAAG CCTTTCTTCGTGGACCATAACTGCCGCGCCACCACCTTCATCGACCCCCGGCTGCCTCTCCAGAGCACTCGGCCCCCCAGCCTCCTCGCCCACCGCCAACACCTGACCCGCCAACGCAGCCACAGTGCCGGGGAGGTCAGCCCACGACGACTG GTGGGTGAAGACCCTCGTCACGCCGGCCCACCCGTCCTGCCGCGGCCTTCCAGCACCTTCACCTCTGCCAACAGAAGGGATTGCCAAGACGTTGTGCCAGTGG CTTACAACGACAAGATCGTGGCGTTCCTCCGACAACCGAACATCTTTGAGATATTGCAGGAGCGGCAGCCCGACTTCAACCGGAACCATTCACTCAG GGAGAAGGTGCAGCTGATCCGCACAGATGGAGGGTCAGGATTGGCAAGGCTGTCGGGTGACGCTGACCTTGTCATGCTGCTAAG TCTGTTTGAAGATGAAGTAATGTCCTACGTGCCTCCTCACGCCTTACTTCACCCCAGCTACTGTCAGTCACCTCGGGGGTCTCCAGTCTCCTCCCCACAGAACTCGCCTG GTACTCAGAGAGCTAATGCAAGAGCCCCAGCCCCCTACAAGAGAGACTTTGAGGCCAAACTGCGCAACTTCTACAGGAAACTAGAAACTAAAGGCTACGGCCAAGGACCGGGGAAGCTAAA GTTGATCATCCGTCGTGACCACCTGCTCGAAGATGCCTTCAACCAGATCATGTGTTACTCCCGTAAAGACCTGCAGCGCAGCAAGCTCTATGTCAGCTttgtgggggaggaggg GTTGGACTACAGCGGACCCTCCAGAGAGTTCTTCTTCCTGGTTTCCAGGGAGCTGTTTAACCCTTATTATGGTCTGTTTGAGTACTCGGCCAACGACACCTACACCGTCCAGATCAGCCCCATGTCCGCTTTTGTAGACAATCACCATGAATG gttcCGGTTTAGTGGTCGTATCCTGGGTTTGGCTCTGATCCACCAGTACCTGCTGGATGCATTCTTTACCAGACCCTTTTATAAAGGCCTACTGCgcat TCCCTGTGACCTGAGTGACCTGGAGTATCTGGATGAGGAGTTTCACCAGTCCCTTCAGTGGATGAAAGACAATGACATAGAAGACATGCTGGACCTCACCTTCACCGTCAACGAGGAAGTTTTCGGACAG ATAACAGAAAGAGAGCTGAAGCCCAGTGGAGCCAACATCCCTGTCTCTGAGAAGAACAAGAAGGAATACATAGAGCGGATGGTGAAGTGGAGGATAGAGCGAGGAGTGGTACAGCAGACTGAAAGCCTGGTCAGAGGCTTCTATGAG GTGGTGGATGCCAggctggtgtctgtgtttgatgccagggagctggagctggtCATAGCTGGAACAGCTGAGATTGACTTATCAGACTGGAGGAACAACACAGAGTACAGAGGAG GTTACCACGACAACCACATTGTGATCCGGTGGTTCTGGGCAGCAGTGGAGAGGTTCAACAATGAGCAGAGGCTGCGGCTCCTGCAG TTTGTGACCGGGACGTCCAGTATTCCTTACGAGGGGTTCGCCTCCCTGCGCGGCAGCAACGGGCCCCGCCGGTTCTGTGTGGAGAAGTGGGGGAAGGTCACCTCGCTGCCCAG AGCTCACACCTGTTTCAACCGGCTGGACCTGCCACCGTACCCGTCCTTCTCAATGCTGTATGAGAAGATGCTGACCGCCGTGGAGGAGACGAGCACTTTCGGGCTGGAATGA
- the hecw2b gene encoding E3 ubiquitin-protein ligase HECW2 isoform X1: MASAATASSSPSSPSSSANGSAREHLLAVRRRTPHGRPYTIGPDNLRSLSVQGTVETSTPGSSSAMQSANQSESTGVGLQRANSDTDLVTSDSRSSLTASTYQLTLGHSHLVISWDIKEEVDATDWIGLYHIDETCVANVWDSKNRGVNGTQKGQIVWRLEPGPYFMEPETKVCFKYYHGVTGALRATTPCITVKNPGVLVGSEGQVEDQSGTEHCRKLVSFTLSDIRAAGLKKGMFFNPDPYLKMSIQPGKRSGLPKFTHHGQERRSSIIANTTNPVWHGEKYTFVALLTDVLEIEVKDKFAKSRPIIKRFLGQLIIPVQRLLEGPTADDQPVSYSLCRRLPTDHVSGQLLFRVDITSTGQEEASPDTGGTILGGAVNGDPGSPSDDEDLPHASSSSRVAYEPSPTGSDEGSLIVNGAGYYGDDSVWREPGQLGEDDLLPMAVGGHTHRQVSLNDYLDAIEAPRSPGDRPLVGPSPKLRSSFPTDTRLNAMLHIDSDEDEEHREQTQEAGTPQSTDSPRRPATSESLGNEGSNAEPQGSNGTGTGNGPEAGSPAGAQPASEPAGAEGGAAEGAARDQTQVPNNGNGEVTGASPEAANVAGEASAAPSSSQASGAEGVAAPAPGESVEECTCQEPSSMGANQEVICTSSLGPLSPIQEVDTRKEVAPKAEEEGAESSSSEANGPVAAATRPKTDRGGGSSEAGVTASGGDGQDEEEEEEEEGGEVWRRRQSMQASGGQEVCSARGSPNGAAVGERETGATAQVNGHQSVRSLPSVRHDISRYQRVDEPLPPNWEARIDSHGRIFYVDHVNRTTTWQRPTAPPAPQTLQRSNSIQQMEQLNRRYQSIRRTITNDSRPEEHPANELPPDETDMHPSIPELRRDNSVAPSSSSRSRLTLLLQSPSAKFLTSPDFFTVLHSNPSAYRMFTTNTCLKHMISKVRRDAHHYERYQHNRDLVAFLNMFANKQLELPRGWEMKHDHTGKPFFVDHNCRATTFIDPRLPLQSTRPPSLLAHRQHLTRQRSHSAGEVSPRRLVGEDPRHAGPPVLPRPSSTFTSANRRDCQDVVPVAYNDKIVAFLRQPNIFEILQERQPDFNRNHSLREKVQLIRTDGGSGLARLSGDADLVMLLSLFEDEVMSYVPPHALLHPSYCQSPRGSPVSSPQNSPGTQRANARAPAPYKRDFEAKLRNFYRKLETKGYGQGPGKLKLIIRRDHLLEDAFNQIMCYSRKDLQRSKLYVSFVGEEGLDYSGPSREFFFLVSRELFNPYYGLFEYSANDTYTVQISPMSAFVDNHHEWFRFSGRILGLALIHQYLLDAFFTRPFYKGLLRIPCDLSDLEYLDEEFHQSLQWMKDNDIEDMLDLTFTVNEEVFGQITERELKPSGANIPVSEKNKKEYIERMVKWRIERGVVQQTESLVRGFYEVVDARLVSVFDARELELVIAGTAEIDLSDWRNNTEYRGGYHDNHIVIRWFWAAVERFNNEQRLRLLQVGSCVCACDAVNSALEMKCQNVSYSSSFFSSSVPLPSSVCDRDVQYSLRGVRLPARQQRAPPVLCGEVGEGHLAAQSSHLFQPAGPATVPVLLNAV, encoded by the exons ATGGCGTCTGCTgccaccgcctcctcctcaccttcatcGCCCTCATCGTCTGCAAACGGCAGCGCCCGAGAGCACCTGCTGGCGGTGCGACGGCGCACCCCGCATGGCCGGCCGTACACGATCGGACCCGACAACCTTCGCAGTCTGTCGGTGCAGGGCACAGTTGAAACCTCCACGCCTGGGTCCTCCTCCGCTATGCAGTCAGCAAACCAGTCAGAATCGACGGGGGTGGGGCTTCAGCGAGCTAATAGCGACACAGACCTTGTGACGTCAGACAGCCGCTCATCGCTCACGGCGTCTACGTACCAGCTGACTCTAGGCCACAGCCACCTGGTCATCTCGTGGGATATCAAGGAGGAAGTGGACGCCACCGACTGGATCGGGCTGTACCACATCG atgAGACGTGTGTGGCCAACGTGTGGGACTCCAAGAATCGCGGCGTGAACGGCACCCAGAAGGGACAGATCGTGTGGAGGCTGGAGCCGGGACCCTACTTCATGGAGC CGGAGACTAAGGTCTGCTTTAAATACTATCATGGCGTAACTGGAGCACTGAGAGCAACGACACCTTGCATCACCGTCAAGAACCCTGGAGTCCTG GTGGGCAGTGAAGGCCAAGTGGAGGACCAATCAGGGACCGAGCACTGTCGGAAACTAGTCAGCTTCACCCTATCAG ACATCCGGGCGGCGGGCCTGAAGAAGGGCATGTTCTTCAACCCCGACCCCTACCTGAAGATGTCCATTCAGCCGGGGAAGAGGAGCGGCCTCCCCAAGTTCACCCACCACGGCCAGGAGAGACGCTCCTCCATCATAGCCAACACCACCAACCCAGTGTGGCACGGGGAG AAATACACCTTTGTGGCTCTGCTGACCGACGTGTTGGAGATCGAGGTGAAGGATAAGTTTGCCAAGAGCCGACCAATCATCAAGCGGTTTCTGGGTCAGCTGATCATCCCAGTGCAGAGACTCCTGGAAGGCCCGACGGCTGA tgatcAGCCGGTCAGCTACAGCCTGTGTCGTCGTCTCCCTACGGATCACGTGAGCGGCCAGCTGCTGTTCAGAGTCGATATCACCTCCACGGGAcaagaag AAGCTTCCCCAGACACCGGGGGAACTATCTTGGGTGGCGCGGTCAACGGCGACCCTGGCAGTCCCTCCGATGACGAGGACCTCCCTCATGCATCCTCCTCGTCACGTGTTGCTTATGAACCCTCCCCCACGGGCTCCGACGAGGGCTCCCTGATAGTCAATGGTGCTGGTTACTATGGCGATGACAGCGTTTGGCGGGAGCCGGGGCAGTTAGGGGAGGATGACCTGCTTCCTATGGCAGTGGGTGGCCACACCCACCGGCAGGTGTCGCTCAACGACTACCTGGATGCCATCGAGGCTCCCAGGAGCCCAGGAGACCGGCCTTTAGTGGGGCCCTCTCCAAAGCTCCGCTCCAGCTTTCCGACGGACACTCGGCTCAATGCAATGCTGCACATAGACtcagatgaggatgaggagcacaGGGAGCAAACGCAGGAGGCGGGGACACCACAGAGTACGGACTCACCGAGGAGACCGGCTACATCCGAGTCTCTGGGGAATGAAGGTTCAAATGCAGAGCCACAGGGGTCGAATGGGACTGGGACTGGGAATGGACCAGAGGCAGGTTCCCCTGCTGGTGCTCAGCCTGCAAGTGAGCCTGCaggagctgaaggtggagctgCAGAAGGTGCAGCCAGAGACCAAACACAGGTACCAAACAACGGGAATGGAGAGGTCACTGGAGCATCGCCAGAGGCTGCAAATGTTGCTGGAGAAGCGTCCGCAGCTCCCAGCTCCTCGCAGGCATCTGGAGCTGAGGGGGTTGCAGCACCTGCTCCGGGGGAGTCTGTGGAGGAGTGTACCTGCCAGGAGCCGAGCAGCATGGGCGCAAACCAGGAAGTCATCTGCACGTCCTCACTTGGTCCACTTTCACCCATTCAG gaGGTGGACACAAGAAAAGAAGTGGCTCcgaaggcagaggaggaaggggcGGAGTCGTCGAGCAGCGAGGCGAACGGGCCAGTAGCAGCAGCTACTCGGCCCAAAACGgaccgaggaggaggaagttcaGAAGCtg GAGTGACGGCAAGCGGTGGGGACGggcaggatgaggaggaggaggaggaggaggagggaggcgaggtgtggaggaggaggcagtcCATGCAGGCCTCTGGAGGCCAGGAGGTGTGCAGCGCCAGAGGGAGTCCCAACGGAGCAGcagtgggggagagagagacag gtgcCACAGCTCAGGTCAATGGCCACCAGTCTGTTCGCTCCCTGCCATCAGTCCGCCATGACATCAGCCGCTACCAGAGAGTGGATGAGCCACTACCGCCCa aCTGGGAGGCTCGCATCGACAGCCACGGTCGGATCTTCTACGTGGACCACGTGAACAGAACCACGACATGGCAGCGCCCCACCGCTCCCCCGGCCCCACAGACCCTCCAGAGGTCCAACTCCATACAGCAGATGGAGCAGCTGAACCGCAG GTATCAGAGTATACGCAGGACGATTACAAATGACAGCAGACCAGAGGAGCATCCGGCCAATGAGCTGCCGCCAGACGAGACTGACATGCACCCTTCCATCCCAG agCTGCGCAGGGACAACAGCGTGGCTccgtccagctcctccaggtctcgcctcaccctgctgctgcagtcccCCAGCGCCAAGTTCCTCACCAGCCCCGACTTCTTCACTGTGCTGCATTCCAACCCT agtgcCTACCGTATGTTCACCACCAACACGTGTCTGAAGCATATGATCAGTAAGGTTCGTCGGGATGCTCACCACTACGAGCGCTACCAGCACAACAGGGACCTGGTGGCCTTCCTCAACATGTTCGCCAACAAACAGCTGGAGCTGCCCAGAGGCTGGGAGATGAAGCACGACCACACCGGCAAG CCTTTCTTCGTGGACCATAACTGCCGCGCCACCACCTTCATCGACCCCCGGCTGCCTCTCCAGAGCACTCGGCCCCCCAGCCTCCTCGCCCACCGCCAACACCTGACCCGCCAACGCAGCCACAGTGCCGGGGAGGTCAGCCCACGACGACTG GTGGGTGAAGACCCTCGTCACGCCGGCCCACCCGTCCTGCCGCGGCCTTCCAGCACCTTCACCTCTGCCAACAGAAGGGATTGCCAAGACGTTGTGCCAGTGG CTTACAACGACAAGATCGTGGCGTTCCTCCGACAACCGAACATCTTTGAGATATTGCAGGAGCGGCAGCCCGACTTCAACCGGAACCATTCACTCAG GGAGAAGGTGCAGCTGATCCGCACAGATGGAGGGTCAGGATTGGCAAGGCTGTCGGGTGACGCTGACCTTGTCATGCTGCTAAG TCTGTTTGAAGATGAAGTAATGTCCTACGTGCCTCCTCACGCCTTACTTCACCCCAGCTACTGTCAGTCACCTCGGGGGTCTCCAGTCTCCTCCCCACAGAACTCGCCTG GTACTCAGAGAGCTAATGCAAGAGCCCCAGCCCCCTACAAGAGAGACTTTGAGGCCAAACTGCGCAACTTCTACAGGAAACTAGAAACTAAAGGCTACGGCCAAGGACCGGGGAAGCTAAA GTTGATCATCCGTCGTGACCACCTGCTCGAAGATGCCTTCAACCAGATCATGTGTTACTCCCGTAAAGACCTGCAGCGCAGCAAGCTCTATGTCAGCTttgtgggggaggaggg GTTGGACTACAGCGGACCCTCCAGAGAGTTCTTCTTCCTGGTTTCCAGGGAGCTGTTTAACCCTTATTATGGTCTGTTTGAGTACTCGGCCAACGACACCTACACCGTCCAGATCAGCCCCATGTCCGCTTTTGTAGACAATCACCATGAATG gttcCGGTTTAGTGGTCGTATCCTGGGTTTGGCTCTGATCCACCAGTACCTGCTGGATGCATTCTTTACCAGACCCTTTTATAAAGGCCTACTGCgcat TCCCTGTGACCTGAGTGACCTGGAGTATCTGGATGAGGAGTTTCACCAGTCCCTTCAGTGGATGAAAGACAATGACATAGAAGACATGCTGGACCTCACCTTCACCGTCAACGAGGAAGTTTTCGGACAG ATAACAGAAAGAGAGCTGAAGCCCAGTGGAGCCAACATCCCTGTCTCTGAGAAGAACAAGAAGGAATACATAGAGCGGATGGTGAAGTGGAGGATAGAGCGAGGAGTGGTACAGCAGACTGAAAGCCTGGTCAGAGGCTTCTATGAG GTGGTGGATGCCAggctggtgtctgtgtttgatgccagggagctggagctggtCATAGCTGGAACAGCTGAGATTGACTTATCAGACTGGAGGAACAACACAGAGTACAGAGGAG GTTACCACGACAACCACATTGTGATCCGGTGGTTCTGGGCAGCAGTGGAGAGGTTCAACAATGAGCAGAGGCTGCGGCTCCTGCAGGTgggctcgtgtgtgtgtgcgtgcgatGCAGTAAATTCAGCTCTTGAGATGAAATGTCAAAACGTATCTtattcctcctcttttttttcctcctctgttcctctcccGTCTTCAGTTTGTGACCGGGACGTCCAGTATTCCTTACGAGGGGTTCGCCTCCCTGCGCGGCAGCAACGGGCCCCGCCGGTTCTGTGTGGAGAAGTGGGGGAAGGTCACCTCGCTGCCCAG AGCTCACACCTGTTTCAACCGGCTGGACCTGCCACCGTACCCGTCCTTCTCAATGCTGTATGA